One Gossypium arboreum isolate Shixiya-1 chromosome 13, ASM2569848v2, whole genome shotgun sequence genomic window, TAAAAAATGCCAGAACATGAAAAATGAGACGATGAAAACTATTCAATGGTAACATTCGGCTTTTTTTAGCATCCCATAAGATTAAACAAGAATATGTTACATTCTCCTCACCCGTCTGTATTCTATGGAAATTACCAAATTAAGGAAGTTCAGTCTCGGAACATTTTATGTGCACTAATCATTGTGTGTGTAAAGGAAAAACATTTAATTATGCTGAAGCTAAAAAAAAAATGCATGGATTGTATTGTTATTTACCAATCTTAGCTTGGGGGTGATGCTTTTAAGCATCCAATGAGTAGTGGATTTATTTGTTTAAAGCTTTTCAAGTTATGTAcatcttggattttttttttacccTTTAAATTGCTACTTGGATCAATCTAGGTTAATCAGTGAAAGGAATCTGAATTCTTGAGATATGGAAATAGCAATTATTGCATTGATTTTGGCTGTCTTGCTTGGAGCTTTTATTTTGGTACCCCGACATGGTAAATCAGGTAAACTTTAATTTGTGTTTTTTGCCCTCTTTGTTTACATTGTTTTAATATTAGTAGTAGTAGCagataaaatatgaattaaaactAATTATGCTTTTGCTCTTGGTGAAAATTTGTTTCATTGCAGCTCATAAGAACAAGGTTAAATCGACTGTTGCCAATTCTAAGGTACAAATATGGATCTGGGGGAACTTTGAAATAAACCAAATCCTTTTTTGCTGTTTTTCGGAGttcatattttatacatttaTTTCCAAAAAGTTATGGTGGTTGCATAAGTTAAGTAACAGACTACCATTGATACATTTGACTATATTTCGTGTATGCTTAGCTGCATTgttaatatggatgtatgctgaTTAATTCTGAGatcttttgaaatgtatatttttTCTGTTAGGCATCCAAATCCTATAGTAAAACAGAAGTTATGCTACATAATAAGAGGACAGATTGTTGGATTATCATTAAGGACAAGGTAATTGGTGACTTTGGCTTGTTCCTGTTTCTGGAATTCATAATTCTTTGTCATAC contains:
- the LOC108461952 gene encoding cytochrome B5-like protein, whose protein sequence is MEIAIIALILAVLLGAFILVPRHGKSAHKNKVKSTVANSKASKSYSKTEVMLHNKRTDCWIIIKDKVYDVTSYVEEHPGGDAILAHAGDDSTEGFYGPQHATRTFDMIDDFYIGDLQK